In one window of Drosophila mauritiana strain mau12 chromosome X, ASM438214v1, whole genome shotgun sequence DNA:
- the LOC117146803 gene encoding suppressor-of-stellate-like protein, which translates to MSSPQSNESKVNSSWIDWFVGMKGNEFLCRVPIAFIESKSNLKGLKHKPEALQIVLDPIFDSSLDWVSGYEAELYGMIHARYILSAHGVDDMRLKFERGDFGRCPRFYCDRQRTLPVGLSDKWGQSTVKVYCPRCNDIFKPRSRNEMLDGAMFGTSFPHMFFMQLPMLRPQPPVEKYVPRIHGFRLHESALKPLESSETSTEDIGSTSSASSFPN; encoded by the exons atgtcgagccc ccaAAGCAACGAGTCTAAGGTAAATTCCAGCTGGATTGATTGGTTCGTTGGGATGAAAGGCAACGAGTTcctctgccgcgtgcccatcgCCTTCATAGAGAGCAAGTCCAACCTGAAGGGCCTGAAGCACAAACCAGAGGCACTGCAAATTGTCCTGGATCCGATAttcgacagttccttggactgggtctCCGGCTATGAGGCGGAGCTGTACGGCATGATCCACGCCAGATACATCCTGTCTGCGCATGGCGTGGATGACATGCGCCTAAAATTTGAGAGAGGGGACTTCGGAAGGTGTCCGAGGTTCTACTGTGACAGGCAGAGAACCCTCCCAGTGGGCCTCAGCGACAAGTGGGGCCAGTCTACTGTGAAGGTCTACTGCCCTCGCTGTAACGACATCTTCAAGCCGCGATCCCGCAATGAAATGCTGGACGGGGCCATGTTTGGGACCAGCTTCCCGCACATGTTCTTCATGCAGCTGCCGATGTTAAGACCCCAGCCGCCCGTGGAGAAGTACGTCccccg TATCCATGGATTCCGGTTGCACGAGTCGGCCTTGAAGCCGCTCGAATCGAGCGAGACCTCGACCGAGGATATCGGATCCACCTCGTCCGCCTCCTCCTTCCCGAATTGA
- the LOC117146804 gene encoding suppressor-of-stellate-like protein isoform X1 has translation MSSPQSNEHKVDASWIGWFVGMIGNEFVCRVPIDFIEDKFNLTGLEYFKETLDVVLEPLFDRSVVRVSGYEEKLYGMIHARYIVSARGVKDMRLKYEMGDFGSCPRFYCKGQRTLPVGLSDKWGQSTVKIYCPSCRDVFRPKYRPKLDGAMFGTSFPHLFFMELPMLKPKPPVEKYVPRIHGFRLHESALKPLESSETLTEDIGSTSSPSSFPN, from the exons ATGTCGAGCCC ccagaGCAACGAGCATAAAGTAGATGCCAGCTGGATTGGTTGGTTCGTTGGGATGATTGGCAACGAGTTCGtctgccgcgtgcccatcgactTCATAGAGGACAAGTTCAACCTGACGGGGCTGGAGTACTTCAAGGAGACACTGGACGTGGTCCTGGAACCGTTGTTCGACAGGTCCGTGGTCAGGGTCTCCGGCTACGAGGAGAAGCTGTACGGCATGATCCACGCCAGATACATTGTGTCGGCGCGTGGCGTGAAAGATATGCGCCTGAAGTATGAGATGGGGGACTTCGGGTCGTGTCCGAGATTCTACTGTaaggggcagagaaccctGCCAGTGGGCCTCAGCGACAAGTGGGGCCAGTCCACAGTTAAGATCTACTGCCCAAGCTGTAGAGACGTCTTCCGGCCGAAATACCGTCCAAAGCTGGACGGAGCcatgttcgggaccagcttccCGCACCTGTTCTTCATGGAGCTGCCGATGTTGAAACCCAAGCCGCCCGTGGAGAAGTACGTCccccg TATCCATGGATTCCGGTTGCACGAGTCGGCCTTGAAGCCGCTCGAATCGAGCGAGACTTTGACCGAGGATATCGGATCCACCTCGTCCCCCTCCTCCTTCCCGAATTGA
- the LOC117146804 gene encoding suppressor-of-stellate-like protein isoform X2: protein MIGNEFVCRVPIDFIEDKFNLTGLEYFKETLDVVLEPLFDRSVVRVSGYEEKLYGMIHARYIVSARGVKDMRLKYEMGDFGSCPRFYCKGQRTLPVGLSDKWGQSTVKIYCPSCRDVFRPKYRPKLDGAMFGTSFPHLFFMELPMLKPKPPVEKYVPRIHGFRLHESALKPLESSETLTEDIGSTSSPSSFPN from the exons ATGATTGGCAACGAGTTCGtctgccgcgtgcccatcgactTCATAGAGGACAAGTTCAACCTGACGGGGCTGGAGTACTTCAAGGAGACACTGGACGTGGTCCTGGAACCGTTGTTCGACAGGTCCGTGGTCAGGGTCTCCGGCTACGAGGAGAAGCTGTACGGCATGATCCACGCCAGATACATTGTGTCGGCGCGTGGCGTGAAAGATATGCGCCTGAAGTATGAGATGGGGGACTTCGGGTCGTGTCCGAGATTCTACTGTaaggggcagagaaccctGCCAGTGGGCCTCAGCGACAAGTGGGGCCAGTCCACAGTTAAGATCTACTGCCCAAGCTGTAGAGACGTCTTCCGGCCGAAATACCGTCCAAAGCTGGACGGAGCcatgttcgggaccagcttccCGCACCTGTTCTTCATGGAGCTGCCGATGTTGAAACCCAAGCCGCCCGTGGAGAAGTACGTCccccg TATCCATGGATTCCGGTTGCACGAGTCGGCCTTGAAGCCGCTCGAATCGAGCGAGACTTTGACCGAGGATATCGGATCCACCTCGTCCCCCTCCTCCTTCCCGAATTGA